The following DNA comes from Phytohabitans rumicis.
GGTGTAGTCGGGCAGGTGCCGGTACGGGCACACGAGCAGGTGCCCCGGGTTGTACGGGTACAGGTTGAGCACCGCGTAGACGAGCTTGCCCCGGGCGACCACCAGGCTGCCGTCCTCCAGGGTCGGAGCGACGCAGAAGGGGCACCCGGGCGGCTGGTTCTGCCCGGCGATGTACGTCATCCGATGCGGCGTCCACAGCCGCTCCAACCCGTCCGTCACACCCTGATCCTATGGGGCTGACGGACCTTCATTCGTGCGCGAGTTGACGATCTCGATCACGTGCGCCACGGCCTCCGCCAGCGGTACGCCGTTGCGCTGCGACCCGTCCCGGTACCGGAACGACACCGTGCCCGCCTCGACGTCCGCGTCCCCGGCGATGGCCATGAACGGGATCTTCTGCTGCTGCGCCGTACGGATCTTCTTCTGCATCCGGTCGTCGGAGGTGTCCACCTCCGCCCGGATGCCCGCGTCCCGGAGCGTCGAGACGAAGTCGGCCAGGTACGCGGCGTGGTCGTCGCGGATCGGGATGCCCACCACCTGCACCGGCGCCAGCCAGGCCGGGAACGCGCCGGCGTAGTGCTCGGTCAGGACACCGAAGAACCGCTCGATCGACCCGAACAGCGCCCGGTGGATCATGATGGGCTGCTGCCGGGTGCCGTCCGACGCCTGGTACTCCAGCCCGAAGCGCTTCGGCTGGTTGAAGTCCAGCTGGATGGTCGACATCTGCCAGGTGCGCCCGATCGCGTCGCGCGCCTGCACGGAGATCTTCGGCCCGTAGAACGCCGCGCCGCCCGGGTCCGGCACCAGCTCCAGGCCGGAGTCCTCGGCGGCCTGCCGCAGCGTCTCGGTCGCCTCGGCCCACTCCTCGTCGGAGCCGATGAACTTCTCCGAGTCGCCCCGGGTGGACAGCTCCAGGTAGAAGTCCTCCAGGCCGTAGTCGCGCAGCAGGTCGAGCACGAACGCCAGCAGCGTGCGCAGCTCGCCGGGCATCTGCTCCTTGGTGCAGTAGATGTGCGAGTCGTCCATGGTCAGCCCGCGCACCCGGGTCAGCCCGTGCACGACGCCGGACTTCTCGTACCGGTACACCGTGCCGAACTCGAACAGCCGCAGCGGCAGCTCCCGGTACGACCGCCCGCGCGCCCGGAAGATCAGGTTGTGCATCGGGCAGTTCATCGCCTTGAGGTAGTACTGCGCGCCTTCCAGCTCCATCGGCGGGAACATGGTCTCCGCGTAGTACGGCAGGTGCCCCGACGTCTCGAACAGGTGCGCCTTGGTGATGTGCGGCGTGTTGACGAACTCGTACCCGGCCTGCTCGTGCCGGCGCCGCGAGTAGTTCTCCATCTCGCGCCGGATGATCCCACCCTTCGGGTGGAAGACCGGCAGGCCCGAGCCGATCTCGTCCGGGAACGAGAAGAGGTCCAGGTCCGCGCCCAGCTTGCGGTGGTCGCGGCGCGCGGCCTCTTCCAACAGCCGCTGGTACGCCTTGAGCGCGTCCCGGGTCGGCCAGGCCGTCCCGTAGACCCGCTGTAGCTGCGGGTTCTTCTCCGAGCCGCGCCAGTACGCCGCGGCGCTGCGCATCAGCTTGAACGCCCCGATCAGCCGGGTGTTCGGCAGGTGCGGCCCGCGGCACAGGTCGGACCAGCACACCTTGTCGGACGCCGCGTCCACGTTGTCGTAGATGGTGAGCTCGCCCGCGCCCACCTCCATGATCTCGGCGGAGTCGAAGCCGCCGGCGCCGGCCGTGCCGACCAGCTCCAGCTTGTACGGCTCGTCGGCCAGCTCGGACTGCGCCGCCGCGACGTTGTCGAAGCGCCGCCGGCGGAAGCGCTGCCCCGCCTTGACGATCTCCTGCATCCGCTTTTCGAGCTTGTCCAGGTCGTCCGGCTGGAACGGCCGCGGCACGTCGAAGTCGTAGTAGAACCCGTTGTCGATCGGCGGCCCGATGCCGAGCTTCGCCTCCGGGTACAGGTCCTGCACCGCCTGGGCGAGCACGTGCGCGGTGGAGTGGCGCAGCACGTTGAGCCCGTCCGGCTCGTCGATCGCCACCGGCGTCACGGTCACGTCCGCGTCCGGGGCCCAGTCAAGATCAAGCAGACGGCCCGCAGAGCCATCCGCTAGAAGTTCGCGTACCACGACGATGGCCTTGGGTCCCGCGACCGGAAGGCCGGCGGCGGACACCGCGTCGGCCGCCGTCGTCCCGGCCGGGACGACGAGGTCGGCCACGACAGGGGTACGGGGTGCGGACACGGCGATCTCCTCAGTGTGTTCAGCAGTCGGTAACCGCTGCCATGCTATAGAGCCGCGCCGGAAGTGCCGCGCAGCGGTAGATTGCCGGTGTGGCAGGCACCGATATGATCGCCGCGCTCCAGCGCCGCTACCAGGAATTCTTCGCCTCGCGACCGGCCGTGCCGTTCGCGGTGGCCGCGGTGGGCGGTGCGGCCCACCGGTTTGGCTCAGGGGACCCCCTCTTCACGATCACCGTCAAGGACACGCGCGGGGCGCGGGCGCTGACCGGGCTGGACCAGCTCGGCATCGCCGTGGCGTACCTACAAGGCTGGCTGGACGTCGACGGCGACCTGGTCGCGGCGCTCAAGATGCGCGAGTTCTTCAAGGACTTCCACCCGATCGCGTTCCTGTCCCGGTTCACCCCGGCGGCCCTGTGGCGGGGCCGCAAGGAGGACGACCGCCGGGCCATCTCGCACCACTACGACGAGGACTCGGAGTTCTTCCTGACGTTCCTCGACGAGCGGCACCGCTGCTACACCGAGGGCGTGTTCGCGGCCGACGACGAGCGGCTCGAGGACGCGATGACCCGCAAGATGGACCTCGCGATGGACGCGATCGGGGTCAAGCCCGGCGACCGGGTGCTGGAGGTGGGCGGCGGCTGGGGCGCGTTCTCCGAGCACGCCGCGCGGCGCGGGATCGACGTCACCACCACGACCCTGTCGAAGGAGTCCGAGCGCTACCTGACCGAGCTGTTCGCCCGGGAGAAACTCCCCGTGACGGTGGTCCGGCAGCACATCTTCGGCTACCGGAGCCCGCAGCCCTTCGACGCGATCGTCAACATGGGCGTCACCGAGCACCTGCCCGACTACCGCACCACGCTGCGCAAGTACGCCGAGTTGCTGCGCCCCGGCGGCCGCGTCTACCTCGACGCCCTCGCCATGCGCCGCAAGCACCTGGCCTCGACGTTCATGAAGCGCTACATCTACCCGGGCAACTCGGCGCCGCTGCTGCTGCACCAGTACCTGCGGCAGGTCTCCCGGTCGCCGTTCGAGCTGCTCAGCGTCGACGACGACCGGCACAACTACTTCCTGACCTGCCGGGAGTGGGCCAAGCGCCTGGACGGTGCCCGCGAGGAGATCGTGGCCCGCTGGGGCGAGCCGCTGTACCGCCGCTTCCGCCTGTTCCTGTGGGGCTCGGCGGCGGGCTTCGACACCGGCATGGTCCAGGCGTACCGCTGGGTCCTGCGCCTGCCGCCCGCCACCGCCTGATCGGTCGCCGCCCCCACCGGCGCTGGCCTGCCCCCGCCGGCCGGCCGACGCCGCCGGCGGCGTCGGCGCGTCGATCAAGGACTTCCTCGCCGATCAAGGGCGAACGGTCGTGCTTTGATCTCCAAACCACGACCGTTTGCCCTTGATCGACGCGCAAAGCCTTGATCGGCGCGGGCCGCGCGGAGACCGGGCCGCGCGGAGACCGGGCCGCGCGGAGACCGGGCCGCGCGGAGACCGGGCCGCGCGGAGACCGGGCCGCGCGGAGACCGGGCCGCGCGGAGACCGGGCCGCGCGGAGACCGGGCCGCGCGGAGACCGGGCCGCGCGGAGACCGGGCCGCGCGGAGACCGCCACGCGAGGGCGGCGGCGGGCGAGGGCGGCGGCGCGGGGTTAGTCGGCGGCGAGCAGGTCCAAGGCGAGCGCGGCCGTCCAGCTGAAGGCGGCCGCGCCGATCCCGGCGCCGTCGATCGGGTCGAAGTACTCGTAGCAGCCGCCCCGGCGGATCACGTCGAGCATCGCGGTGCGCAGGGTGCCGGCCGCCGCCGCGTGCCCGTGCGTCCGCAGGCCGCGCCACAGCAGCCAGTTCACATTGATCCAGACCGGGCCGCGCCAGTACCGCAGCCGGTCGAAGTC
Coding sequences within:
- a CDS encoding class I SAM-dependent methyltransferase, which gives rise to MAGTDMIAALQRRYQEFFASRPAVPFAVAAVGGAAHRFGSGDPLFTITVKDTRGARALTGLDQLGIAVAYLQGWLDVDGDLVAALKMREFFKDFHPIAFLSRFTPAALWRGRKEDDRRAISHHYDEDSEFFLTFLDERHRCYTEGVFAADDERLEDAMTRKMDLAMDAIGVKPGDRVLEVGGGWGAFSEHAARRGIDVTTTTLSKESERYLTELFAREKLPVTVVRQHIFGYRSPQPFDAIVNMGVTEHLPDYRTTLRKYAELLRPGGRVYLDALAMRRKHLASTFMKRYIYPGNSAPLLLHQYLRQVSRSPFELLSVDDDRHNYFLTCREWAKRLDGAREEIVARWGEPLYRRFRLFLWGSAAGFDTGMVQAYRWVLRLPPATA
- the thrS gene encoding threonine--tRNA ligase, whose product is MSAPRTPVVADLVVPAGTTAADAVSAAGLPVAGPKAIVVVRELLADGSAGRLLDLDWAPDADVTVTPVAIDEPDGLNVLRHSTAHVLAQAVQDLYPEAKLGIGPPIDNGFYYDFDVPRPFQPDDLDKLEKRMQEIVKAGQRFRRRRFDNVAAAQSELADEPYKLELVGTAGAGGFDSAEIMEVGAGELTIYDNVDAASDKVCWSDLCRGPHLPNTRLIGAFKLMRSAAAYWRGSEKNPQLQRVYGTAWPTRDALKAYQRLLEEAARRDHRKLGADLDLFSFPDEIGSGLPVFHPKGGIIRREMENYSRRRHEQAGYEFVNTPHITKAHLFETSGHLPYYAETMFPPMELEGAQYYLKAMNCPMHNLIFRARGRSYRELPLRLFEFGTVYRYEKSGVVHGLTRVRGLTMDDSHIYCTKEQMPGELRTLLAFVLDLLRDYGLEDFYLELSTRGDSEKFIGSDEEWAEATETLRQAAEDSGLELVPDPGGAAFYGPKISVQARDAIGRTWQMSTIQLDFNQPKRFGLEYQASDGTRQQPIMIHRALFGSIERFFGVLTEHYAGAFPAWLAPVQVVGIPIRDDHAAYLADFVSTLRDAGIRAEVDTSDDRMQKKIRTAQQQKIPFMAIAGDADVEAGTVSFRYRDGSQRNGVPLAEAVAHVIEIVNSRTNEGPSAP